TAATTATCCTGATTAGGTTTTATTACATGATTAAAATCAGCAACGTTAACAAGGTGTTCTATCAAGGCGAAAAAGAAATTCACGCCTTAAAAGAGATAAACCTAACCGTTCCACAAGGCCACATATTTGGTGTTATAGGTTCCTCCGGTGCAGGAAAAAGCACACTTATCCGTTGTGTAAACATGTTAGAAGCCCCTACACAGGGTAACGTTGTCGTCGACGGAGTCGATTTGACTCAGTTATCTAAATCAGAGTTAAGCGAAGCTCGTCGCAATATTGGTATGATATTTCAACACTTTAACTTGCTTTCTTCTCGCACTGTTTTTAATAATATTGCCTTGCCTCTAGAGCTTGCAGGCATAAACAAGGAGAAAATAGACACCAAAGTTTCCGAGTTATTATCTTTGGTGGGGCTAGAGGATAAACGAGACACTTATCCGGCCAACCTAAGTGGTGGTCAAAAACAACGTGTCGCCATTGCAAGAGCGTTAGCGTCTGACCCTAAAGTCTTGCTATGTGACGAAGCCACCAGTGCATTAGACCCGGCAACTACACAATCAATCCTTGAATTGCTGAAAGAGATCAACCGTAAACTGAACATAACTATTCTACTCATTACTCACGAAATGGATGTTGTTAAAGGCATATGTCATCAAGTCGCCATCATAGGAGACGGTGAACTTGTCGAAAAAGGCACGGTTGGTGAAATTTTTGCTCACCCGAAAACAGAACTCGCGCACAGTTTTATTCGCTCTACGTTAGACCTCTCTATTCCAGAGGACTACCAATCTAGGCTACAACCAGATCGTATTGACGGAACGCATCCGCTCGTCAGGCTTGAATTTACTGGAGAGACAGTAGATGCCCCCGTTATGAGCCAGATCTCTCGTCAGTTTAATATCGATGTGAGCATCTTAAGTTCCGACCTAGATTACGCAGGCGGTGTTAAGTTCGGAATGATGGTCGCAGAGTTGTTTGGCTCAGAAGAAGATGACAATGCAGCGATCAAATTTTTAGAAGAACACAAAGTTAAAGTAGAGGTGCTTGGTTATGTCCTTTGATTCTATTACTCAATGGTTAAGCTTTAATAGTGGCCTATTATTGGGCGCCACAGGTGAAACGCTTTATATGGTTGCCGTTTCTGGTTTGGTCGGATTTGCAGTAGGTATTCCGCTAGGTGTTATCTTACACATCACCAAAAAAGGTGGCCTTGCAGAAAACACCAAATTGAATGGTGGCTTAGGTGCCGTTGTGAACATTGGCCGCTCAGTACCATTTCTGGTCCTAATGGTCGCTATCATCCCAGTAACAAAACTTTTAGTTGGTACGTTTATCGGTACAACAGCCGCAATCGTCCCTCTTACCATCGGTGCCATCCCCTTTGTTGCCCGTCTAATTGAAGGCGCATTGCTTGAAGTCCCGGGTGGCCTTGTAGAGGCGGCACAATCTATGGGAGCAACGCCTTTCCAAATCATTACCAAGGTACTGCTTCCTGAGGCTCTGCCTACCATAATCAATGCCGTCACTATCACTTTAGTCACACTAGTAAGCTACTCAGCCATGGCAGGTACCGTTGGTGGTGGAGGTCTAGGTGACGTCGCCATTCGATACGGCTTTCATCGATATGATGTTGTCATCATGGCGGTCACCGTGGTGATGTTGATAGTACTGGTTCAAATAATTCAATCGATAGGCGATACATTCGTCCGTCGTGTTGACCACAGATAATAATAATCACAACAAACTAAGGAGAGGTAACATGAAATTTAGTCTTAAAAATTTGCTCATAACAGCGACAGCGGCATCAACTCTAATATTGGCAGGCTGCGGTGACAAAGAAGTGGATAGCAACAAAATAAAAATCGGTGTAATGGCAGGAGCAGAAGCTCAAGTGGCTGAAGTAGCGGCAAAAGTAGCAAAAGAGAAGTACAACTTAGATGTTGAACTTGTCACGTTCACTGACTACGTCACGCCTAACGCAGCACTTGATGATGGTTCTGTAGATATCAATGCCTTCCAGCACAAGCCCTATCTTGATCAACAGATTGCTGACCGTGGCTACAAGCTTGCTATCGCAGGTAACTCGTTTGTTTACCCTATTGCGGGTTACTCTAAGCAGGTTACATCCGTTGACCAAATTGCTGATGGCTCACGTATCGCAGTCCCTAACGACCCAACTAACTTAGGTCGTTCATTACTACTTCTTGAGCAACAAGGGTTGCTTAAACTACGCGCCGATACTGGCCTTTCTGGCACCATTCGCGATATCGTAGAGAACCCTAAAAACATCACCATCGTAGAGCTAGACGCAGCACAACTTCCTCGTTCTCTTGACGATGTTGCACTATCAATCATTAACACGACCTATGCGAGCAGCATCAATCTAACACCAGAGAAAGATGGCATATTCGTAGAAGACAAAAAGTCTCCATACGTAAACCTGATTGTGGCACGTACTGACAATGTCGAGTCAGAAAAAGTACAAAATTTCGTAAAAGCCTACCAAACAGATGAGGTCTATAAAGCCGCATCTGAGATCTTTAAAGGTGGTGTCG
This portion of the Vibrio sp. VB16 genome encodes:
- a CDS encoding MetQ/NlpA family lipoprotein, with product MKFSLKNLLITATAASTLILAGCGDKEVDSNKIKIGVMAGAEAQVAEVAAKVAKEKYNLDVELVTFTDYVTPNAALDDGSVDINAFQHKPYLDQQIADRGYKLAIAGNSFVYPIAGYSKQVTSVDQIADGSRIAVPNDPTNLGRSLLLLEQQGLLKLRADTGLSGTIRDIVENPKNITIVELDAAQLPRSLDDVALSIINTTYASSINLTPEKDGIFVEDKKSPYVNLIVARTDNVESEKVQNFVKAYQTDEVYKAASEIFKGGVVKGW
- the metN gene encoding methionine ABC transporter ATP-binding protein MetN — translated: MIKISNVNKVFYQGEKEIHALKEINLTVPQGHIFGVIGSSGAGKSTLIRCVNMLEAPTQGNVVVDGVDLTQLSKSELSEARRNIGMIFQHFNLLSSRTVFNNIALPLELAGINKEKIDTKVSELLSLVGLEDKRDTYPANLSGGQKQRVAIARALASDPKVLLCDEATSALDPATTQSILELLKEINRKLNITILLITHEMDVVKGICHQVAIIGDGELVEKGTVGEIFAHPKTELAHSFIRSTLDLSIPEDYQSRLQPDRIDGTHPLVRLEFTGETVDAPVMSQISRQFNIDVSILSSDLDYAGGVKFGMMVAELFGSEEDDNAAIKFLEEHKVKVEVLGYVL
- a CDS encoding methionine ABC transporter permease → MSFDSITQWLSFNSGLLLGATGETLYMVAVSGLVGFAVGIPLGVILHITKKGGLAENTKLNGGLGAVVNIGRSVPFLVLMVAIIPVTKLLVGTFIGTTAAIVPLTIGAIPFVARLIEGALLEVPGGLVEAAQSMGATPFQIITKVLLPEALPTIINAVTITLVTLVSYSAMAGTVGGGGLGDVAIRYGFHRYDVVIMAVTVVMLIVLVQIIQSIGDTFVRRVDHR